The Heliangelus exortis chromosome 24, bHelExo1.hap1, whole genome shotgun sequence DNA segment CATACAAGTAAGTGGAGGCTTGTCTTTGAGATCCAGTTGATGTTGAAGTCAAGAGGGAGAACCAGCTCGAGTGCTCATACTCTGTGTACATAATCGTGCCACAAAAACTGCAaaccagatttttcttctggtatTTGTTGTCTAAATAGCTTGGTAGAGTGTGCAGTCAGATTGTTATTTGCAGATTTAGCATTACTACAGAATGAAGGaattaaaagtaaaatctgGCACAGATGGCCATATAAAAACATCCAAACTTCTTTCAGTTAAGCATCACATGCCTTCTTTATGTTAAATACAATGAGAAACTGCAAAAATCCTGCTGCAGAAAGGGTTAGGTAAAAAATCATCttgaaaataatctgaaaagtGAAGGGTTTAGTCAAGGAACTGATTAAAGAAAAccctgaaaagtattttttcaggCAGTATGAAAAAAAGCCCAGCTTCTATCCCTCCTTTCCCATCAGAAGTTTCAGCAAGTACAGAAAGACAATGAGCACAaagagagggagcagcaggaatgcTACAAGAGCTGCCCTGTAACATCTGAAAACCCATTCTGATGCAGGTTGGAAGACACAGCACACCCCAGCAAGCCTTCCAAAACTCCTgtctgccccagccccacagcaaaAAGACAGATGAGCCACAGGACTTTCCAGGGCTGTGACTATTCCCATGCCTGGGATCATCTGATGTGCCAAGGgaaccccagccctgccctgcaatgccaccagcagcacaggaggaagCTCTGATCTGCCCCCCAGCAGCCAAGAAtgaactctgctgctgctgctgaccttCAGGTTTCTTGCTTAAatcaggttttgtttggtttaaaagCTACAGCATAAATAGGCTTATCAAAGCAAATCCCCTGTGGTTCATGAATAGAGCATCTACCTCTGTTTGCTTAGAGCTGCCATGCTTTTATCCCATCATTTAGATGTATTTAGTcagaaattacaaaagaaaaaccaaaaccaaaaccaaaaaccaaaaaaacccatcccaaCAAACAGAAGATGAGCCAAAAGATGCTAAACCTAGTAATAAACCACCCATTCCTTGGAGCTGGAGTATTTTGCAGCTAAGTTGAACCATCTCTCTGGAAAGTGAACTGCCAAATTCAGAAAAGCCCATGTgcacccaaaccccccctgcagagcccagccagTGCTGCTAATTAGGAAGGACAGGGTTTGGTGGGATGAATGTTTGCCTCCACTGCTAATTGATTCCAGGTGTCAGAGCTGTCAGCCCTCATGAACAACCAAATATTTGGTCACTTCACCCCCACTCTCTGATCTCAATTTTGTACCCACTGTGCTACCTTCCTCCCTCGTCTCCACCTCAAGGCAACAGGGAGCTGgaaggtttgaaaaaaaaaggctggattAGATTCAGAATTATAAACTATGGGAGAGAGGGAATGGTGTTCGGGAAGAAGAACTGACACTACAGCTCAGGAACCACCTTGTTATTCCTTAGAAAGAGGGCAAAGTCCAGAGTAACCACTGCTGTGGTTCAGTCTGGTTTTGACCCAGTTTAACAGCATTTCCCCCATATTTAAATTGTGAAATTTTGATAATGGGACTTAAGCCTCCAAAACCCTTTCCTGAACAGAGGTGAGGCATGGGCTGGCACAAGAGGGCTGAAAAGACATCCACACCTCCATCCATCACCACCTCCACCCTGGGAGGATCTGATCTcccccactgctgctcttctcacCACTCAAAAAACTGCAGCGTTGACACAGAAAAGGACAAGGAGGTTATACTGAGGCTTTACCCTAATTCACATCCCCCCTGCCAATGGCATACATCACCAGACCTACAAGTGTTTGGACTAAAAGTTCTGTATGCAGATACAAGCAAGACAAGGGAGATCTGCCAGACCTCCTGCAGATAAAACTTTTAAGCCAACCAACATGAAGTAAAATTGCAGATGCTGTTTTAAATGAATCTGAGATGCTACTCTTAATGATCAGTGCAGACCCGTGCTCCTGCTACTGACTTAAAATTCCTGAAAATAAAGAACTGGTGGTAGAATGAATacacagaatggctgaggaaaagaaaacacaacctTGGGCCCCGAGAAGTCAGTCCGTCAGGAgtcctctgcagagcacatCTGCTTGTAACCACTCACCCTACTGCAACTTACTTATTATGGCAATAAAAACCACAAAGGCAAGATAAATTAACTCTGGCCAAGAAAAATGGAACTGGCCCTGCACAATCTGCCCAGTAGCTGTACCCACTTGTAGTCAGCAGCTCAAACTCAGGCTCCATTTCCACCCCTGTGCTCAGGATGAATTACAATTTGTTTCACGGGCATTCAGCCTTAATAGGATTATTTGTAATGCAAGGTGCAATCAATTTCAGACCAAAACTAGAGCACAGAGGCCAAAAATGTCTTCTGTTTTAATTGTATCTGTAATTACTTTATAAGACTACAATCCAGCGAATTACCCTGGGGACTCTTACTACTTATTATTACATATCTTGCACCGCCAAGTATAAATACTGAGAGAAAGACCATCCCCAGCctcaaaaatatataaatagtcGAAATATATGGGACAAGGAAGAGTAGGGAAGCAAAACACTGACACGAATGTCAGATTGTTGTTAACTGCTGTGAGGTCAGAAGTTTGCAGCCCATTCcctcttcttttgcttctgttttattATCTAATAAGGCACAAACCAGAGAGGTCTTATGCAATTTGGCACACAAGATCAGAGGTCTTTATCCCTTAATCCCAACTACAGACCAACAcgtgtattattttatttcttttataatcTTATCTGGGCAGTATTTGAATAAATCAGAGTGAgtgttttcttattaaaaatctAATCCAATTCCTTGCGGTACCAAGCATCAATAAAGTTGCCATACTCCTTTCTTCTGAGCAGCAAACATTATTAATATTGTCCCATGCCCATCCTTATTCCAAGCATTGATCAATACTTAAAAAGTATTGTGTTTATCACTGTATTTATCTGGCactgctcttccctctgctcatAGTCATGTTAGCATCACTTCTAAGCTTTGAACTTGCTGTCAGAAACTTTGATGACGTTTATTTCCCTTATGTAAAAGTTTCTATTTTCAAAACTTAAATTTTTCTGGTCACGGCTAAATCTCCAATATTTAGTGgtctgtatttatatatttttacacaTTCTGGAGTTTTCACACCCCCAAGAAGCCTCATCTGGAGGTGGGACCTGAGCTCGGTAACACTGATTTTCTCAACTCCTCGATCCATtagaaaagggcaaaaaaaaccaccccagaaACTCTAAATACTTTATAATTTCGCTTCGCAGCCTGTGAACAACTTCCAGTTTCTTCTGCACGCGTCCTTAGCTGAGCTTTAAAGCGGACTTTCCCCTTTACAGTGCCTTAAAACACTTTCCCCACCCAACTGGGAGCTTTAAACCGAGGGAAAGCCCGAGGGCTTCTCCTCAGCCCCCAGCGGGGAGGAGACCCCCGGAGCCCGGCCCGTCCTGGCCCAGGGTCGGGCTGTGAGGGGACCTGGAGCTTCCCCTCACCCCAAAGGCGCCATTTCCCCTCACAGACCCCGGGCCCGACCGGGCCGGTTCCGGCTCCGCCACAGCCGagcagcccggcccggcccggccccgccgccccccgccacAAGATGGCGGCCGGCGGCTTCCCGCGCTCCCGCTGTTGCTCCCGCTGTTCCCCCCGCAGCCCCCACTCACCCCGGCCCGGCCGCCCGGGGCCTCTCCCGCCTCCCGGggtctttttctctttaactCCGGTAACAATTTGTGTCCCGGTGTCCCGCGGGAGGGCGGAGCGCATGCGCGGCGATTCCGCTCCCCGCCGGTCCCGGCCCCGGACCGGGCTTGAGGCGGTGCTGGGGGCAGGGCGGGAGCGGAGCTGcggtggggatggggacagggacagggatggagagggacagggatggggatggggacagggatggagtgggacagggatggagcgggacagggatggggatggggacagggatagggatggAGCGTGACAGGGATGAAGCGGGAcaggaatggggatggggacagggatggagcGGGACAGGGATGGAGCGGGACAGGGATGGagtgggacagggatggagtgggacagggatggggatggggacagggacaggaacaggGATGGCactgggacagggatggagcGGGACAGACTGGCACGGggacagggaggcagcaggatgaGCATGGAATGGGGCTGGGGTTGGGATGGAATGGCACAGGTGGGCAATGGGATGGGACAGGGTGAGAATGGGAAAGGGTGACAATAGGACAGGGTGACAGTGGGACAGGGGGACAGTGGAACAGGCAGACATTGGGATGGGTGGGCACTGGGATGAGGGTGACACTAGGACAAGATTGAACTGGGACAGGCACTGGGACAGGGAGGCACTGGGACAGGGATGAACTGGACCACAGGGTGGGGATTAACTGGGAGACCTGGTGCTGCTCTGTGACCCAACTGGGAGGGAGCCCGGACACATCCCTGGGACATGGATGGAGATTTAGGAAATGGAGCTGGGAATCGCTGTCCCCTGGCATCCACCCAACGCTGACCGCCCCTCCCTGGTGATGAATACAAAAGCTTTCCCCCTCTGTTAAACTTGTGTTTCTTCTCATcatgttattttcctttgtgtttggATTTTGAAACAACAAAAGGAGCGGTGGTGaaattttttaatgacattttggggtttgtcgggttttttggggttttttttgtgatggtGAGGCAAGGAAGGAGCACGCACAGGCCCCAAGCTGTGACAACTTAAATGGAATGGggtttcaagaaaaataataaatgagatTTGAAATGGCTCATTTGAAATACACATCATAATATTCTTCATCCCTTGAGTAAGGCACATAAAACACCCATCTTTTAAATCAGAACACGGGTACATTTCTCACCTCATCGGTGGCAGCGAGTTCCAGATAAACCCCTGGTTCTGCAGAGCTTTCCAGATGGTGTTTAAGCACTCACTGGGCCTGGATTTATGGGGATAGTGAGAAGCCAAGGGTTTGCAAATAACTATCTACATTTATTTAGActtgtattttgcttttaaatgcagTAATTGAAATTCTGTTGAGAGGTACCTATTTCAGAGCCTCTCACACTTTTATCTCTGCTTATTTCAGAACAGAACCTGCCCTCTGCCACACCAGTTCCTGTTTTCCCTCAGAACTCACCTACAAGTTGCATTTCTTCCATGAGACAGGTTCCCTGGCCCTGAATCAAATTTTAGGACTCTTTTCCAGTGCATCTGGGTGAATATCTCCATCCTAAAGCTGACTTCTCTCTTGTATTTCACTAATCAAATAGAAATATAGCTTGGAAATATTGCACAGCTCTTGCAGACTTTCCACTGCTTCTTCCTGGCCATGCAATATTGTTGTTGTCattgtcattattattattattattattattattattattattgttcttGTTATCTTGTTGTCTGAGGGCAGACAGAACCAAGTCATTATTTCCATCCTACAAgtagggaaactgaggcacgcTCTGTGTGGGCAGCAGGCTGAAGTTTCACGTTGTGCCCACCCCTCCAAGGCACTTGGGATTatgcagcaaaagcagaagatGAGATGGGAATGTTGGTGTTCCCAgtttttccctgctttccagGCATGCCTCggtttcccttttctcttgaaCAAAACCCTGAGCGAGGGCagcatcaggaaagaaaaaaatcagaatcataggatgggctgggttggaagggacctctgggatcatcaagaCCAACCCTGGGTTTTGCATAAGACCCTCTTTGATAGGAGGCCAAATTCTTCCTGAAATTGTAGTGCTTCCAAATGGGTGCTCAAGGTGCATCCTTCAAtacttcagtgatttttttttttcagagctgtctcCAAAGGGATAAGCCAAATCCTGACACAGAAGCAGAGACTTGGGCACACAGGTGCTGGTCTACAGCTCTCAAAtgtcattatttattattttttttaaatcaaaacttgggtgttttttttttttttttctacccctTGATAATTTGCCTGCAAAAATGAATCACCCGCTTTGAAAAGGGCAGGAACAAAAGCTGGAAACTCCCAATGAATTGTATTAAAACCCCCACTAACAACACCCTGTTTGCTCACAAAatcctccctgcagagctggggctggctcTGCACCTTCAGCACCAGCTCCAAAGGTGTTTAGGGAAGAATTGTTTTACCCAAAGGGCTCTCTACGACTGCTCTCACTTCATTAGGAGCAGTTTTGGCAGCCAGACAGCAAAAGGCAgagtcactttttaaaaactcagcCTAGACTGTATCATTTGCAGATTTTcttaaaggtatttttcagCTAATTATCCCCTATTAGCAAACATCTTGCCCGGCCTGGTTTGCTTCTGTATTAAGATTAAGCAGCAAAAGGGATTAGAAATGTTATTATGAGAGCCTAAGATGTTAAAGCACTAAATTatatagctgaaaaaaaaggcttttccttctaaaagaaattaaatatcacttctgcagtgctttctcctgctgctttaGTAATATGACATTTGATAAAGTCTGAGCCACTCACCAACTCTACggaaatattttgtgttgaAAGCAACTCTTATCATCTATCACCCTTTCATCTTTTTAATACTGCACTACAAGTTTCAAATGATCAAATTATCCAGacttccttccagctctgaagTTAACTTCTAGCTGCCAGAACTGCTGTCAGAAGCATTGTTAGCAGTTTGAAATTTGCTCAGGTTTTTGATGAAACCAGCACTAACCTTTTTTGTTCTGCAGACCAAGTAAGAACTCACAAAATATGTTTTGCCTTTTATCTCTCAGAGCGTGGCTGGCAGGCAGGGCAAGGTGCTGGGGGGGGCAGTTCTTATCCAAAGCACCCGAGCAACAGCAGAGTTGGTGGAAAGCTCAGCCTGAGCAGTTTGCTCATGGCCTGAATCTGGAACTGGGATATTACTCAGGAACATCCACAAAATTCCTGCTGGAAgctgcctgccttcctccccacctccatggggatgctggggacatTCCGTGTTCCcaagctcagagctcctcagaaACACCTCCTGccctttcctgtttctttagAGAGGTTGCCCCCAGGTGCAGATGTTTCATTAGGAGGAAAAACTCCTGGAAAAGGTGCTGAGATGAGACAAGCTGAGGGTGCAGCCTCAagtccctgctgctctgcttgtaACTGAAGAAGCACCCCAGGAAATGGGTGTTGGGGACTTAGGGTGAGATGGCAGAGCCCTCCTGGGCACTGCAAGTTCAGAGCAGACAGGATTTGTGTCCAGCAACCCCTTTCTTCCAGGAGAGGGTCTGACATGAGCTGAAACTTCAATCTGTGACTGGAAATCCCCAAGCTACAATTCCCCCCACAACCACTGCCTGCtacacagagctgcagaaccCTGGAGCATCCTCATCCTGCCTGGCTCAGCCCATCCTGGGGAGCCCGTCCTGAAATCCCAACCTGACAGTCAGGGACTATGAAATCAGAGCAGtacccagctcctgctgagtgtgccagagcagagaaacaCCTGTAAAACCACGGTGCTTCTTTCCCCTGCAGTTCCCAAAGGgactggaagaaaaggaaacgACTGAACCTGCACGCTGCAGGGTGAAGAAGGGAAGATGAGGAGGATTTGTTCCCTGCCAGCCACACTTAacctccagcaccagctgtgCATGGTGTGAAACACTGTGGGACAAACAACAATTTACAGGTGACTGGAGTGGAGCAAGGGAAGCAGATGAGAAATTTTCTTCCCTGGCTTCTGGAAGCTGAAGCTTCATTTACCCAGAGCGTGATCAGGCTTGCAACCCTCCTCGTGCTTCTCCTTCATTTTCCTGTACTCTCCTTATTGCATTGTTAAAGCACCTGAAAAGTCAGTGTTTCTAGAGAAATGAGTTATTTTAGTTGGATTGTATTCAATAATTTACATGAGTGTACATTTAATATCAAGTGGCTTTCCCAAACAAGAACCCATTCTCTGCCAGGAACTCTGCTTACACTGATGGATGTGAACCAGTGACAATCCCAACAAGACTCCATGGAACCACCACCAAGTGTCATCAAGCAAAAATAGTCTTTATTCAAATTTCATGGAAACAGGAATCACTGTACTTTGCaagacagggaaaataaaataaaaaaatttaatataaaacaaGGATATTGTCACAATAACAGAATATGGAAGTAGACTTCTTTTCCCTACAGATTACTGCaagtaccatttttttttccttttgactgTGCTATTCACGACTTTGtaagtccaaaaaaaaaaaaaaaaagaaaagaaaagaaacaaaagtatTATGAAACTTAAGACTTAGCACTTCCACTAAATGGCATACATCAAAGGGCATCAATTCAAGGGCAAAGACTGTTGAAGCCATCATACCTACCTATCAGTCATCACTGCAGTCTCATAAACCCACCAAGGCACAGTGCTCATTCTCTGCCAGGCTCTTCCTGGAAAACAGGGCAATTTTGGAGCTCTGGGAAGAGTTATATTTAAAGAGAGCCTTTTGAAAGGATAGAAAATGAGCTGAGCAGCCTTGCACCAGCGagcactgcagggagggagcacTGCAGCTCCCACTGACAGACCTACCATCAGGGTTGTTAAAAATATACAGCATCCACATGGTTTCTACTTCACTGCTGCTACAACTACTAAACACGTACAAAAAGACTTTTCCAACCACTCCAAGTGGGGGTGCAGCAAGGTTAGGATCTGGAGTGAGACCTCGACCGTGATCTGGAGTGTGACCTAGAGGCAGACCTAGACCTAGACTTGGAATGGGACCTTGGTTTTGAAAGGGATTTGGACCTGGAGCGAGAATCTGATTTGACGTTTGGTTTCAGTTTGGAAATGGACCTGGACCTGGAGCGAGATGCTCGTCGTGTGGCTGCACTCTCACCCTcaccttttccctcctttttgtCAGGATCTGATTTGAGATGCCCCTTTTCTTTGGAGGCTGACCTGGACCGTTCATggctctccttccttttcttcttgccaCTGGCTTTGCTGTCCCTCTTGCTGCGCCTCTTGCTCCTCGCGCTCTTGCTGCGGCTCCTGCTTCTACTTCTGCTCTCGtccctgcttctcttcctgcttttccttttatcctTACTGcggctcctgctcctgctctcatccctgctcctgctcctgcttctaGCCTTGCTAATGCTCTTCTCCCTATCTTTGCTTCTACTCTTCTCCTTGCTCCTACTCCTCACGCTCTCCCTTGTCTCTCCCCTTTCCTTACTCCCACTCCTGCTCCTACTCCTTTCCTTGCTGCGGCTCCTactctttcctttctcatcaCTGTTATGGAGGGCACCCTCAGATTTATCTTTACTTTTGTTTCGGGATTTCTCTGCACTCCTGCTGCGGCTCCTACTTTTCTCCTCTTTACTTGGAgtcctgcttttctctttttggcCTCTGCTACGGCTCTTGCTTCGACTGCAGCTCTTGCTTCTGGAACGGGACACAGACCTGGAAGCACAAAAGCAACACTTTAGTGCAGCACTTGAATACTGCACATAATATGGCAGGGAAAAATAAGACACCCAAACTGTGCTCCTATTGCAAACGTAGGAGGATGCTTCTTATTTAAGTGGGTGGCCCCCCCAAGACATACCTGGATCTTGATCTGCTCTTGGAGCGACTGCTGCTGGCACTGTGGCTCCTGCTCTTATGAGAATGTCTGCTGCGAGAGCGAGACCTGGAACAGATCAACCAGCTCACTGTCAGCAGGTCCCCCAGACAGCCTCTGAGCCCCTtgtcccccccaaaccccacagtaCCAAACCACCTTCCAGGCAGCCGAATGGTGAACGTGACACAAGTCACTACCAGAGAACCCTCCTCCCCACCACTCATCCCCTGCTGCTGAAGTGAACAGT contains these protein-coding regions:
- the SRSF4 gene encoding serine/arginine-rich splicing factor 4; its protein translation is MPRVYIGRLSYQARERDVERFFKGYGKILEVDLKNGYGFVEFDDLRDADDAVYELNGKDLCGERVIVEHARGPRRDSSYGSGRSGYGYRRSGRDKYGPPTRTEYRLIVENLSSRCSWQDLKDYMRQAGEVTYADAHKGRKNEGVIEFKSYSDMKRALEKLDGTEVNGRKIRLVEDRPGSRRRRSYSRSRSHSRSRSRSRHSHKSRSHSASSSRSKSRSRSRSVSRSRSKSCSRSKSRSRGQKEKSRTPSKEEKSRSRSRSAEKSRNKSKDKSEGALHNSDEKGKSRSRSKERSRSRSGSKERGETRESVRSRSKEKSRSKDREKSISKARSRSRSRDESRSRSRSKDKRKSRKRSRDESRSRSRSRSKSARSKRRSKRDSKASGKKKRKESHERSRSASKEKGHLKSDPDKKEGKGEGESAATRRASRSRSRSISKLKPNVKSDSRSRSKSLSKPRSHSKSRSRSASRSHSRSRSRSHSRS